Proteins encoded in a region of the Synechococcus sp. BIOS-U3-1 genome:
- the petE gene encoding plastocyanin: MLKSLKSLLYTTLAFVLACTVGVASANAATVEVKLGADSGMLAFEPSSVTIKAGDTVKFVNNKMAPHNAVFEGHDEYSHADLAFSPGESWEETFTEAGTFDFYCEPHRGAGMVGQVIVE; the protein is encoded by the coding sequence ATGCTGAAGAGCCTGAAATCGCTTCTCTACACCACCCTCGCCTTCGTGCTCGCCTGCACGGTTGGTGTTGCATCTGCCAATGCAGCCACCGTTGAGGTGAAACTTGGCGCAGATTCCGGAATGTTGGCTTTCGAGCCCAGTTCCGTCACCATCAAAGCCGGTGACACCGTCAAGTTCGTCAATAACAAGATGGCTCCTCATAACGCCGTCTTTGAAGGTCACGACGAGTACAGCCATGCCGACCTGGCATTCTCCCCAGGCGAATCCTGGGAAGAAACCTTCACTGAGGCAGGTACCTTCGATTTCTATTGCGAGCCACACCGCGGTGCTGGCATGGTTGGTCAAGTGATCGTTGAGTGA
- a CDS encoding NAD-dependent epimerase/dehydratase family protein, with protein MSQPTTPARILITGASGCVGQYTTSWLLENSEAELLLWLRDPSKLTAVSADHPRIQLLVGDLREADRFEAELASVHRVIHTATAWGDPERAQQVNVMAVKRMLSLLNPSLIEQITYFSTASILDRHLQPLTEALAYGTEYIQTKAQCLKDLEEHPLAEKIVAVFPTLVFGGRVDASSSFPTSYLTEGLAEASKWLWLARFLRADASFHFIHAADIAAICGHLATHPHQRNPEPGQGAVRRIVMGQKAISVNEAVAILCRWRGIRRTPGIPLWPWLIETLIRVLPIEVNAWDRFSIRQRHFIHQPVTQPERFGDISHAADLESVLQDSGLPRRGLP; from the coding sequence TTGAGTCAGCCCACCACTCCGGCACGCATCCTGATCACCGGCGCCAGTGGCTGCGTCGGTCAATACACCACCTCATGGCTGCTGGAGAACAGCGAGGCCGAGCTATTGCTCTGGTTGCGTGATCCGAGCAAACTCACTGCTGTTTCCGCAGATCATCCGCGCATCCAACTTCTGGTGGGCGACCTGCGCGAGGCCGATCGTTTCGAAGCCGAACTGGCCAGCGTGCATCGCGTGATCCACACAGCCACTGCCTGGGGCGATCCCGAGCGCGCTCAACAGGTGAATGTGATGGCAGTCAAGCGAATGCTGTCTCTTCTCAATCCATCCTTAATCGAGCAAATCACCTACTTCTCGACAGCCAGCATCCTGGATCGGCATCTGCAGCCTTTAACCGAAGCACTGGCCTACGGCACCGAATACATCCAGACCAAGGCCCAGTGCCTCAAAGATCTGGAGGAGCACCCTCTCGCCGAGAAAATCGTTGCTGTCTTTCCCACTCTGGTCTTCGGAGGTCGAGTCGACGCCAGCAGCTCTTTCCCCACGAGCTATCTCACCGAGGGCCTCGCTGAGGCCAGCAAATGGCTCTGGCTAGCTCGATTTCTAAGAGCCGATGCCAGTTTCCACTTCATCCATGCAGCAGACATCGCTGCAATTTGCGGCCATCTCGCCACCCACCCCCATCAACGCAACCCGGAACCCGGCCAGGGTGCTGTCCGCAGAATCGTGATGGGTCAGAAGGCCATCAGCGTGAATGAAGCAGTGGCCATTCTCTGCCGCTGGCGGGGCATTCGACGAACCCCTGGAATCCCGCTGTGGCCCTGGTTGATCGAAACACTGATCAGAGTGCTGCCGATTGAGGTCAATGCCTGGGATCGTTTCTCCATTCGTCAACGCCATTTCATTCACCAACCCGTCACCCAGCCAGAACGCTTCGGCGACATCAGCCATGCAGCAGATCTTGAGTCAGTGCTGCAGGATTCAGGTTTACCGAGGCGGGGCTTGCCATGA
- the hemE gene encoding uroporphyrinogen decarboxylase, with protein sequence MSDSLPLLLRAARGEAVERPPVWMMRQAGRYMKIYRDLRDKYPSFRERSENPDLSYEISMQPFRAFQPDGVILFSDILTPLPGMGIDFDIIESKGPQIGDPIRNIDQVNALRPLIPGESMPFVGEVLGRLRESVGNEAAVLGFVGAPWTLAAYVVEGKSSKNYAVIKAMAFREPEMLHKLLDHFAESIANYLRYQIDSGAQVVQMFDSWAGQLSPADYDVFAAPYQKKVVDLVKQTHPDTPFILYISGSAGVIERMAQTGVDIISLDWTVDMAEACARLPEHIGVQGNVDPGLLFGTPKAIETRIDDCVRKAKGRRHILNLGHGILPGTPEENGAAFFTAGKSVMDRIGALA encoded by the coding sequence ATGAGCGACTCTCTGCCTCTGTTACTGCGTGCAGCCCGCGGTGAAGCGGTGGAGCGTCCTCCGGTCTGGATGATGCGCCAGGCCGGCCGCTACATGAAGATCTATCGCGACCTAAGGGACAAGTACCCCAGTTTCCGCGAACGCTCTGAGAACCCCGATCTCTCTTATGAGATCTCGATGCAACCCTTCAGGGCCTTCCAGCCAGACGGGGTAATTCTGTTCTCCGACATCCTCACGCCTCTTCCTGGCATGGGGATCGACTTCGACATCATTGAGAGCAAAGGGCCTCAGATCGGTGATCCGATCCGCAACATCGACCAAGTCAATGCTCTACGTCCCCTGATTCCAGGCGAATCGATGCCCTTTGTGGGCGAAGTGCTGGGTCGTCTACGTGAGAGCGTCGGCAATGAGGCTGCTGTGCTTGGTTTCGTTGGGGCTCCTTGGACGCTGGCTGCCTACGTCGTGGAAGGCAAAAGCAGCAAAAACTATGCAGTGATCAAGGCCATGGCCTTCCGTGAGCCCGAAATGCTGCACAAACTGCTTGATCATTTTGCTGAGTCCATTGCCAACTACCTTCGCTACCAGATCGATTCCGGGGCACAGGTAGTGCAAATGTTCGACTCTTGGGCAGGGCAACTCAGCCCAGCCGACTACGACGTCTTCGCGGCCCCTTATCAGAAAAAAGTGGTCGACTTGGTCAAGCAGACCCATCCCGACACCCCGTTCATCCTTTACATCTCCGGCAGCGCCGGTGTGATCGAACGGATGGCCCAGACCGGTGTAGACATCATCTCCCTCGACTGGACCGTGGACATGGCCGAAGCCTGTGCACGACTGCCTGAGCACATCGGAGTGCAAGGCAATGTTGATCCTGGCCTGCTGTTCGGCACCCCAAAGGCCATCGAAACCCGAATCGATGACTGTGTTCGCAAGGCCAAAGGCCGCCGCCACATCCTCAACCTCGGCCATGGAATCCTTCCCGGCACACCTGAAGAAAACGGAGCTGCCTTCTTCACTGCCGGCAAGAGCGTGATGGACCGCATTGGGGCTCTCGCTTGA